The proteins below are encoded in one region of Streptomyces roseirectus:
- a CDS encoding M24 family metallopeptidase, with the protein MTTAVTLGSPAGLRGFRQVQRLAYECAEDVAARLTPGVTEREAARMQREYLRGRGVRDWFHLPFAWFGDRTAFTDFRIPLQFFPTNRRLEPGMPFILDLAPVHEGYTADIGYSGSLGENPVQERLMDDLEAHRELILREVRERRSLREIYQDVDRLMARQGYANRHRAYPFGVIAHKVDRVVQRRFSPHLFGFGVQSLKGLVSDALHGHRDGWSPLWSPYRFSDHPPQPGLWAVEPHLGFRGTGAKFEEILVVTDSRDQAESAFWLDDDLPHTRRWAEGK; encoded by the coding sequence ATGACAACGGCAGTGACCCTCGGTTCCCCCGCCGGTCTGCGGGGATTCCGCCAGGTGCAGCGGCTCGCCTACGAGTGCGCCGAGGACGTGGCCGCCCGGCTGACCCCCGGCGTGACCGAGCGTGAGGCGGCCCGGATGCAGCGGGAGTACCTGCGCGGGCGCGGCGTCCGCGACTGGTTCCACCTCCCCTTCGCCTGGTTCGGCGACCGCACCGCGTTCACGGACTTTCGTATCCCCCTCCAGTTCTTCCCGACGAACCGCCGTCTGGAGCCCGGGATGCCGTTCATCCTGGACCTCGCCCCGGTGCACGAGGGGTACACCGCCGACATCGGCTACTCGGGGTCGCTCGGCGAGAACCCCGTCCAGGAGCGCCTGATGGACGACCTGGAGGCGCACCGGGAGCTGATCCTCAGGGAGGTCCGCGAGCGCAGGTCGCTGCGGGAGATCTACCAGGACGTCGACCGCCTCATGGCCCGCCAGGGTTACGCCAACCGGCATCGCGCGTACCCCTTCGGAGTGATCGCCCACAAGGTGGACCGGGTCGTCCAACGGCGGTTCTCCCCGCACCTGTTCGGCTTCGGCGTCCAGTCCCTCAAGGGCCTCGTCTCGGACGCCCTGCACGGTCACCGCGACGGCTGGTCCCCGCTGTGGTCGCCGTACCGTTTCTCCGACCACCCGCCGCAGCCGGGCCTGTGGGCGGTCGAACCGCATCTCGGATTCCGGGGCACCGGCGCGAAGTTCGAGGAGATCCTGGTGGTCACGGACTCCAGGGACCAGGCGGAGAGCGCCTTTTGGCTGGACGACGACCTGCCGCACACGCGGCGCTGGGCGGAGGGGAAGTGA
- a CDS encoding ABC transporter ATP-binding protein — MIATESLSKRFPRVTALDRLSVDIGPGVTGLVGANGAGKSTLIKILLGLSPASEGRAEVLGLDVATKGAAIRERVGYMPEHDCLPPDVSATEFVVHMARMSGLPPTAARERTADTLRHVRLYEERYRPIGGYSTGMKQRVKLAQALVHDPRLVFLDEPTNGLDPVGRDEMLGLIRRIHTDFGISVLVTSHLLGELERTCDHVVVIDGGKLLRSSSTTDFTQTTTTLAVEVTDTDDHPDGTKALREALLARGADVQDGGAGLPGAGHLLLLTARSEETYDLVRDTVAGLGLGLVRMEQRRHHISEVFTTADEQGDQQRKEAVGHGG, encoded by the coding sequence GTGATCGCGACCGAAAGCCTGAGCAAGCGGTTCCCGAGGGTGACCGCTCTCGACCGGCTGTCCGTGGACATCGGACCCGGTGTGACGGGACTGGTCGGTGCCAACGGCGCCGGCAAGTCCACCCTGATCAAGATCCTCCTGGGTCTGTCCCCCGCGAGCGAGGGCCGCGCCGAAGTACTCGGCCTCGACGTCGCGACCAAGGGCGCCGCCATCCGCGAGCGCGTCGGCTACATGCCGGAACACGACTGCCTCCCGCCGGACGTCTCGGCGACCGAGTTCGTCGTCCACATGGCGCGCATGTCCGGCCTCCCGCCCACCGCCGCCCGCGAACGCACCGCGGACACCCTGCGGCACGTCAGGCTGTACGAGGAGCGCTACCGCCCCATCGGCGGCTACTCCACCGGCATGAAGCAGCGCGTCAAGCTCGCCCAGGCCCTCGTCCACGACCCCCGCCTGGTCTTCCTCGACGAGCCGACCAACGGCCTCGACCCCGTCGGGCGGGACGAGATGCTGGGCCTGATCCGCCGCATCCACACCGACTTCGGCATCTCGGTCCTGGTCACCTCCCACCTCCTGGGCGAACTGGAACGCACCTGCGACCACGTCGTCGTCATCGACGGCGGCAAACTCCTGCGCTCCAGCTCCACCACCGACTTCACCCAGACCACCACGACCCTCGCGGTCGAGGTCACCGACACCGACGACCACCCGGACGGCACCAAGGCCCTGCGCGAAGCCCTCCTCGCGCGCGGAGCCGACGTCCAGGACGGCGGCGCGGGCCTCCCCGGCGCCGGCCACCTCCTGCTGCTGACCGCGCGGAGCGAGGAGACCTACGACCTCGTCCGGGACACCGTCGCCGGCCTCGGCCTCGGCCTGGTCCGCATGGAACAGCGCAGACACCACATCTCCGAGGTCTTCACCACCGCCGACGAACAGGGCGACCAGCAGCGCAAGGAGGCCGTCGGCCATGGCGGTTGA
- a CDS encoding ABC transporter permease encodes MAVDQTAGDTSRIHDIGYRGYDGPRLGRAYARRSLYAQSLRGAYGLGRSVKSKVLPMLLFAVMLVPAAIMVAVAVATKAKELPLDYTRYAIVMQAVISLYVASQAPQSVSRDLRFKTVPLYFSRPIETVDYVLAKFAALASALFALTAAPLLVLYVGALLAKLDFADQTKGFAQGVVSVALLSLLFAGLGLVIAAITPRRGFGIAAVIAVLTITYGAVSTLQAIAHEQSSGGSVPWIGLFSPITLIDGIQTAFLGASSAFPGGQGPSGAEGAVYVLVTLGLIAASYGLLIRRYRKVGL; translated from the coding sequence ATGGCGGTTGACCAGACAGCGGGCGACACCTCCCGCATCCACGACATCGGCTACCGCGGCTACGACGGCCCCCGCCTCGGTCGCGCCTACGCCCGCCGCTCGCTGTACGCGCAGTCCCTGCGCGGCGCCTACGGCCTCGGACGCTCCGTGAAGTCCAAGGTCCTGCCGATGCTCCTGTTCGCCGTGATGCTCGTACCGGCCGCCATCATGGTCGCCGTCGCGGTCGCCACGAAGGCCAAGGAACTCCCCCTCGACTACACGCGCTACGCGATCGTCATGCAGGCCGTCATCAGCCTGTACGTCGCCTCCCAGGCGCCCCAGTCGGTCTCCCGCGACCTTCGCTTCAAGACCGTCCCGCTGTACTTCTCGCGGCCCATCGAGACCGTCGACTACGTCCTCGCGAAGTTCGCCGCGCTGGCCTCCGCGCTGTTCGCGCTGACCGCCGCCCCGCTGCTCGTCCTCTACGTGGGCGCGCTGCTCGCCAAGCTCGACTTCGCCGACCAGACCAAGGGATTCGCCCAGGGAGTCGTCTCCGTGGCCCTCCTCTCCCTCCTCTTCGCCGGCCTCGGCCTCGTCATCGCCGCGATCACCCCCCGGCGCGGCTTCGGCATCGCCGCCGTCATCGCCGTCCTGACCATCACCTACGGCGCCGTCTCCACCCTCCAGGCCATCGCGCACGAGCAGTCCAGCGGCGGCTCCGTCCCCTGGATCGGCCTGTTCTCGCCGATCACCCTGATCGACGGGATCCAGACCGCGTTCCTCGGCGCGAGCTCCGCCTTCCCCGGCGGGCAGGGCCCGTCCGGCGCCGAAGGGGCGGTCTACGTCCTCGTCACCCTCGGCCTGATCGCCGCCAGCTACGGCCTGCTGATCCGCCGCTACCGGAAGGTGGGCCTGTGA
- a CDS encoding ABC transporter ATP-binding protein, with amino-acid sequence MTTLSLDHVSRWFGNVVAVNDITMDIGPGVTGLLGPNGAGKSTLINMMGGFLAPSTGTVTLDGVPVWRNEEIYRHIGIVPEREAMYDFLTGREFVVANAELHGLGAKEAQRALATVEMEYAQDRRIQTYSKGMRQRVKMASALVHDPSLLLLDEPFNGMDPRQRMQLMDLLRRMGDEGRTVLFSSHILEEVEQLARHIEVIVAGRHAASGDFRRIRRLMTDRPHRYLVRSSDDRALAAALIADPSTAGIEVDQAEGALLIQAVDFGRFTALLPRVARDHGIRLLAVSPSDESLESVFSYLVAA; translated from the coding sequence GTGACCACGCTCTCCCTCGACCACGTCTCCCGCTGGTTCGGCAACGTGGTCGCCGTCAACGACATCACCATGGACATCGGCCCCGGCGTCACCGGCCTCCTCGGCCCCAACGGCGCCGGCAAGTCCACCCTCATCAACATGATGGGCGGCTTCCTCGCCCCCTCCACGGGCACGGTCACCCTCGACGGCGTCCCCGTCTGGCGCAACGAGGAGATCTACCGGCACATCGGCATCGTCCCCGAGCGCGAGGCGATGTACGACTTCCTCACCGGCCGCGAGTTCGTCGTCGCCAACGCCGAACTGCACGGCCTCGGCGCGAAGGAGGCCCAGCGGGCGCTGGCCACCGTCGAGATGGAGTACGCCCAGGACCGCCGGATCCAGACCTACTCCAAGGGCATGCGCCAGCGCGTGAAGATGGCCAGCGCCCTGGTCCACGACCCCTCGCTGCTCCTGCTCGACGAACCCTTCAACGGCATGGACCCCCGCCAGCGCATGCAGCTCATGGACCTGCTGCGCCGCATGGGCGACGAGGGCCGCACCGTCCTGTTCTCCTCCCACATCCTGGAGGAGGTCGAACAGCTCGCCCGCCACATCGAGGTCATCGTCGCGGGCCGGCACGCCGCGAGCGGCGACTTCCGCCGCATCCGCCGCCTCATGACCGACCGCCCCCACCGCTACCTGGTCCGCTCCAGCGACGACCGCGCGCTCGCCGCGGCGCTGATCGCCGACCCGTCGACCGCCGGCATCGAGGTCGACCAGGCGGAGGGCGCGCTGCTGATCCAGGCCGTCGACTTCGGCCGCTTCACCGCCCTGCTGCCGCGGGTGGCCCGGGACCACGGCATCCGGCTGCTCGCCGTCTCGCCGTCCGACGAGTCCCTTGAATCCGTGTTCTCTTACCTGGTCGCGGCGTAG
- a CDS encoding ABC transporter permease yields the protein MYDPTVARLTYRALLGRRRALILGALPMLLIVIAVIVRALAGADDQTAVDLLGGLALATMVPIIGVIAGTGAIGPEIDDGSVVYLLSKPVKRPVIISTKLIVAIAVTMVFSALPTLIAGFVLNGNGQQIAVAYTVAALVASIAYAAVFLLLGTVSRHAVVFGLVYALVWEALFGSLVPGARTLSIQQWSLAVAHEVTGGDLVVSDVGLPTATVLLVVVTALATWYAGQKLRSLTLAGEE from the coding sequence ATGTACGACCCCACTGTCGCCCGGCTCACCTACCGGGCCCTGCTCGGCCGCCGCCGGGCCCTCATCCTCGGCGCGCTGCCGATGCTGCTCATCGTCATCGCCGTGATCGTCCGCGCCCTCGCCGGGGCGGACGACCAGACCGCGGTCGACCTGCTCGGCGGGCTCGCGCTCGCCACGATGGTGCCGATCATCGGTGTCATCGCCGGGACCGGCGCGATCGGGCCCGAGATCGACGACGGGTCCGTGGTGTACCTGCTGTCCAAGCCGGTCAAGCGGCCGGTGATCATCTCGACGAAGCTCATCGTCGCCATCGCCGTGACCATGGTGTTCTCGGCGCTGCCCACGCTGATCGCCGGGTTCGTCCTCAACGGCAACGGTCAGCAGATCGCCGTCGCCTACACCGTCGCCGCGCTCGTCGCGTCCATCGCCTACGCGGCCGTCTTCCTGCTGCTCGGCACGGTCTCGCGGCACGCCGTGGTCTTCGGGCTCGTCTACGCGCTGGTCTGGGAGGCGCTGTTCGGGTCCCTCGTGCCGGGGGCGCGCACGCTCAGCATCCAGCAGTGGTCGCTCGCCGTCGCGCACGAGGTGACCGGTGGCGACCTCGTCGTCTCCGACGTCGGGCTGCCCACGGCGACCGTCCTCCTGGTCGTCGTCACCGCCCTCGCGACCTGGTACGCGGGGCAGAAGCTGCGCTCCCTCACGCTCGCCGGGGAGGAGTGA
- a CDS encoding HAD family hydrolase codes for MSETRAVSGADRTLDSFPYKLIATDLDGTLLRADESVSARTRTALAAATSAGATHIVVTGRAVPWTRYILDELGYTGLAVCGQGAQVYDAGAHRLLTSVTLDRQLAGVALAKIEAEVGPLYLAASRDGLDGEVLVGPGYSPIGKLPATPLTDAAELWAAPLNKIYVQHPTLGDDELAEAARQAAGGFVTVAMAGEGIVELLPLGLSKATGLSLAARRLGLKSVDTIAFGDMPNDLPMFAWAARGVAMANAHAELRAVADEVTLSNEEDGIAVVVERLLG; via the coding sequence ATGAGTGAGACGCGTGCTGTGAGTGGAGCCGACCGCACCTTGGACAGCTTTCCGTACAAGCTGATCGCGACCGACCTCGACGGGACGCTGCTGCGTGCCGACGAGTCGGTCTCCGCACGGACCCGTACCGCCCTCGCGGCGGCGACCTCGGCCGGGGCGACGCACATCGTCGTCACCGGCCGCGCCGTCCCCTGGACGCGGTACATCCTCGACGAGCTGGGGTACACCGGGCTCGCCGTCTGCGGGCAGGGCGCGCAGGTGTACGACGCCGGTGCGCATCGGCTGCTGACGTCCGTGACCCTCGACCGGCAGCTCGCGGGGGTCGCCCTCGCGAAGATCGAGGCGGAGGTGGGGCCGCTGTACCTCGCGGCGAGCCGGGACGGGCTCGACGGGGAGGTGCTGGTCGGGCCGGGGTACTCGCCCATCGGCAAGCTGCCGGCGACGCCGCTCACGGATGCGGCGGAGTTGTGGGCCGCGCCGCTGAACAAGATCTACGTCCAGCATCCGACGCTGGGGGACGACGAGCTGGCGGAGGCGGCCCGGCAGGCCGCCGGGGGGTTCGTCACCGTCGCGATGGCCGGTGAGGGGATCGTGGAGCTACTGCCGCTCGGGTTGTCCAAGGCGACCGGGCTCTCGCTCGCGGCGCGGCGGTTGGGGTTGAAGTCGGTCGACACGATCGCCTTCGGCGATATGCCGAACGATCTGCCCATGTTCGCTTGGGCTGCTCGGGGGGTGGCGATGGCCAATGCGCATGCCGAGCTGCGGGCCGTGGCGGATGAGGTGACGTTGTCCAACGAGGAGGACGGGATCGCGGTGGTGGTGGAGCGGCTGCTGGGGTGA
- the serS gene encoding serine--tRNA ligase, translated as MIDLRLLREDPDRVRASQRARGEDVALVDSLLSADERRRSSGVRFDELRAEQKQLGKLIPKAAGEEKAELLKKASQLASDVKAADAERDAADTETHELLLRLGNLVHPDVPVGGEEDFVTLETHGEIRDFGAEGFEPKDHLELGQLLGAIDVERGAKVSGSRFYFLTGVGALLELALVNAAIAQATAAGFTPMLTPALVRPQSMAGTGFLGQAAQDVYHLDKDDLYLVGTSEVALAAYHMDEIIDAERLPLRYAGFSPCFRREAGSHGKDTKGIFRVHQFDKVEMFSYVAPEDSEAEHRRLLEWEKQWLTSLELPFRVIDVATGDLGSSAARKFDCEAWIPTQGKYRELTSTSDCTEFQSRRLSIRYREGKTVRPLATLNGTLCAVPRTIVAILENHQQADGSVRVPEVLRPFLGGREVLEPTGA; from the coding sequence GTGATTGACCTTCGCCTGCTCCGTGAGGACCCCGACCGTGTGCGCGCGTCGCAGCGCGCCCGTGGAGAGGACGTCGCGCTCGTCGACTCCCTCCTGTCCGCCGACGAGCGGCGCAGGTCGTCCGGCGTCCGCTTCGACGAACTCCGTGCCGAGCAGAAGCAGCTCGGCAAGCTGATCCCCAAGGCCGCCGGGGAGGAGAAGGCCGAGCTGCTGAAGAAGGCTTCGCAGCTGGCGTCCGACGTCAAGGCCGCCGACGCCGAGCGCGACGCGGCCGACACCGAGACGCACGAGCTGCTGCTGCGCCTCGGCAACCTCGTCCACCCCGACGTGCCCGTCGGCGGCGAGGAGGACTTCGTCACGCTGGAGACGCACGGCGAGATCCGGGACTTCGGCGCCGAGGGCTTCGAGCCGAAGGACCACCTGGAGCTGGGCCAGCTGCTCGGCGCGATCGACGTCGAGCGGGGGGCCAAGGTCTCCGGCTCGCGCTTCTACTTCCTGACCGGCGTCGGCGCGCTGCTTGAGCTGGCGCTCGTCAACGCGGCGATCGCGCAGGCCACGGCCGCCGGGTTCACGCCGATGCTGACGCCCGCACTGGTGCGTCCGCAGTCCATGGCCGGCACCGGGTTCCTCGGGCAGGCCGCGCAGGACGTCTACCACCTCGACAAGGACGACCTCTACCTCGTCGGCACGTCCGAGGTCGCGCTCGCCGCGTACCACATGGACGAGATCATCGACGCGGAGCGGCTGCCGCTGCGGTACGCCGGGTTCTCGCCGTGCTTCCGCCGCGAGGCCGGGTCGCACGGCAAGGACACGAAGGGGATCTTCCGGGTCCACCAGTTCGACAAGGTCGAGATGTTCTCCTACGTCGCCCCCGAGGACTCCGAGGCGGAGCACCGGCGGCTGCTGGAGTGGGAGAAGCAGTGGCTGACGTCGCTGGAGCTGCCGTTCCGGGTCATCGACGTCGCGACCGGTGACCTCGGCTCGTCGGCCGCCCGCAAGTTCGACTGCGAGGCGTGGATCCCGACGCAGGGGAAGTACCGCGAGCTGACGTCGACGTCCGACTGCACGGAGTTCCAGTCGCGGCGGCTGTCCATCCGCTACCGCGAGGGCAAGACGGTCCGTCCGCTGGCCACGCTCAACGGCACGCTGTGCGCGGTGCCGCGGACGATCGTCGCGATCCTGGAGAACCACCAGCAGGCGGACGGGTCGGTTCGGGTGCCCGAGGTGCTGCGGCCGTTCCTGGGCGGGCGTGAGGTGCTGGAGCCGACGGGGGCCTGA
- the pheA gene encoding prephenate dehydratase: protein MPASYAYLGPEGTFTEVALRTLPETATRQLVPYVSVQSALDAVRTGEAEAAFVPIENSVEGGITTTLDELVAGAPLMIYREVLLSITFALLVRPGTKLAEIKTVSAHPAAQPQVRNWLRKHLPDALWESAASNADAARLVQEGRYDAAFAGEFAAARYGLEALETGIHDAENAQTRFVLVGRPARPAAPTGADKTSVVLWQSDDHPGGLRDLLGEFATRGINLMLLQSRPTGAGIGNYCFCVDAEGHINDRRVAEALMGLKRICREVRFLGSYPRADVIDAGDVALPLPGTSDAEFVAASEWVARCQDGRF, encoded by the coding sequence ATGCCTGCCAGCTATGCGTATCTCGGTCCCGAGGGCACCTTCACGGAGGTCGCTCTGCGGACGCTGCCGGAGACGGCGACCCGGCAACTGGTGCCGTACGTGTCCGTGCAGTCCGCGCTGGACGCCGTGCGGACCGGCGAGGCCGAGGCCGCGTTCGTGCCGATCGAGAACTCCGTCGAGGGCGGGATCACCACGACCCTCGACGAGCTGGTCGCGGGCGCCCCGCTGATGATCTACCGCGAGGTGCTGCTGTCGATCACCTTCGCGCTGCTGGTCAGGCCGGGGACGAAGCTCGCGGAGATCAAGACGGTCTCCGCGCACCCGGCGGCCCAGCCGCAGGTGCGGAACTGGCTGCGGAAGCACCTGCCGGACGCGCTGTGGGAGTCGGCTGCCTCGAACGCGGACGCCGCGCGCCTGGTCCAGGAGGGCCGCTACGACGCCGCCTTCGCGGGCGAGTTCGCCGCCGCCCGGTACGGCCTTGAGGCCCTGGAGACCGGGATCCACGACGCGGAGAACGCGCAGACCAGGTTCGTCCTGGTGGGCCGTCCGGCCCGGCCCGCCGCGCCGACCGGTGCCGACAAGACGTCCGTGGTGCTGTGGCAGTCCGACGACCATCCCGGCGGGCTGCGCGATCTGCTGGGCGAGTTCGCGACGCGGGGCATCAACCTGATGCTGCTCCAGTCCCGGCCGACCGGGGCCGGTATCGGCAACTACTGCTTCTGCGTCGACGCCGAGGGGCACATCAACGACCGCCGGGTGGCCGAGGCGCTGATGGGGCTGAAGCGGATCTGCCGCGAGGTGCGGTTCCTGGGGTCGTATCCGCGCGCGGACGTGATCGACGCGGGGGATGTGGCGCTGCCGCTGCCGGGGACGTCGGACGCGGAGTTCGTCGCGGCGTCGGAGTGGGTCGCGCGGTGCCAGGACGGGCGTTTCTAG
- the efeB gene encoding iron uptake transporter deferrochelatase/peroxidase subunit produces the protein MTLSEPRTTQETPAKEGVSRRALLGTAGATGLVLGAAGAGVGYAAAPDGATPLTSVGADEVAFHVKHQPGILQGLQARGHVVAFDLAAGAGRTEATALMRRWSRTAERLMAGEASERGDTGIALDAGPSALTITFGFGHSFFARTGLEKQRPVALDPLPSFSSDHLDKARSDGDLWVQIGANDALVAFHALRAIQKDAGSAAKVRWQMNGFNRSPGATAHPMTARNLMGQMDGTRNPKPSEADFDRRIFVPASGSENPAWMANGSYAVVRRIRMLLDDWEKLSLAAQEQVIGRRKADGAALSGGSETTAMDLEKTDANGDLVVPLNAHARISRPDQNGGAAMLRRPFSFHDGIDPDGTPDAGLLFICWQADPLRGFVTVQRKLDRGDALSKYIRHESSGLFAVPGGAEKGGYVGQGLLEG, from the coding sequence GTGACCCTTTCGGAGCCCCGTACGACTCAGGAAACGCCCGCGAAGGAGGGGGTGTCACGCCGTGCGCTGCTCGGCACGGCCGGTGCGACCGGGCTGGTGCTGGGCGCGGCCGGCGCGGGCGTCGGCTATGCCGCCGCGCCGGACGGGGCGACCCCGCTGACGTCCGTCGGCGCGGACGAGGTCGCGTTTCACGTGAAACATCAGCCCGGGATCCTCCAGGGCCTCCAGGCGCGGGGGCATGTCGTCGCGTTCGACCTCGCCGCCGGGGCGGGGCGTACGGAGGCGACCGCGCTGATGCGGCGCTGGTCGCGGACCGCCGAGCGGCTGATGGCCGGGGAGGCGTCGGAGCGGGGAGACACCGGGATCGCCCTGGACGCCGGTCCGTCCGCCCTGACGATCACCTTCGGCTTCGGGCACAGCTTCTTCGCGAGGACCGGGCTGGAGAAGCAGCGTCCGGTCGCCCTGGATCCGCTGCCCAGCTTCTCCTCCGACCACCTCGACAAGGCCCGCAGCGACGGTGACCTGTGGGTGCAGATCGGCGCGAACGACGCGCTGGTCGCCTTCCACGCCCTGCGCGCGATCCAGAAGGACGCGGGCAGCGCGGCGAAGGTCCGCTGGCAGATGAACGGCTTCAACCGCTCGCCGGGCGCGACGGCCCACCCCATGACGGCCCGGAATCTCATGGGCCAGATGGACGGGACGCGCAATCCGAAGCCGTCCGAGGCCGATTTCGACCGGCGGATCTTCGTGCCCGCCTCCGGTTCGGAGAACCCCGCGTGGATGGCGAACGGCTCCTACGCCGTCGTCCGCCGGATCCGGATGCTGCTGGACGACTGGGAGAAGCTGAGCCTCGCGGCGCAGGAGCAGGTCATCGGGCGGCGGAAGGCGGACGGGGCGGCGCTGTCCGGGGGGAGTGAGACGACCGCGATGGACCTGGAGAAGACCGACGCGAACGGCGATCTGGTGGTCCCGCTCAACGCGCACGCGCGGATCTCGCGGCCCGACCAGAACGGGGGCGCGGCGATGCTGCGGCGGCCGTTCTCCTTCCACGACGGCATCGACCCGGACGGCACCCCGGACGCCGGTCTGCTGTTCATCTGCTGGCAGGCGGATCCGCTGCGGGGTTTCGTGACCGTGCAGCGGAAGCTGGACCGGGGGGACGCGCTGTCGAAGTACATCCGGCACGAGTCGAGCGGGCTGTTCGCGGTGCCGGGCGGGGCGGAGAAGGGGGGGTATGTGGGGCAGGGGTTGCTGGAGGGGTAG
- a CDS encoding copper resistance CopC/CopD family protein, translated as MPSATASRVRTWVLLFLAVTGALLAGAGPASAHAALTGSDPAQGSVVAQAPTQVTLTFSEKIATNADSVRVLDPKGNRVDAGTANNTGGTTYAVPLRSGLPDGTYTVTYQIVSEDSHPVSGAYTFSIGAPSETSVSTYVQEAGGGVVGALYDTGRYLSYAGFIVLVGGAAFVLACWSRGSSVRAVQRLVVGGWLTLTASTLFLLLLRGSYTGSGKVGDVFDLSLLGDVLQTKAGAALVSRLLLLAAAALFIAVLFGAYDKREGQEKRDLTFGLAVGGTVVAAGLAASWALAEHASTGLQAGIAMPVDIVHLLAVALWLGGLATMLVALYRAPAEHPVEASAVRRFSQIAFGSVVALVATGIYQSWRQLGSWSAFTETAYGQLLLVKIGLVVVLVGIASVSRRWTGRLAEAGVSTGTEETTTTEVEEVREPVATAGASGDSKRAAQLARQQAAVESARQKKLRDGDVNRFGLRRSVLAEAGVAVVLLAVTTILTSTEPGRTELDAKAATSVSANAPSDGTGGALTLDMSFDTGGAKGKGVVSVDMDPAGTGANELHVYVTDANGQPFDVPELKLAFTLEAKKIGPLPVTPDHITTGHWAANGVQIPMAGEWKIAVTVRTSDIDQTTVSKNAQIG; from the coding sequence ATGCCGTCGGCCACCGCCTCGCGCGTGCGCACCTGGGTGCTGCTGTTCCTGGCCGTCACCGGAGCACTGCTCGCCGGTGCCGGGCCCGCGTCCGCGCACGCCGCGCTCACCGGCAGCGATCCCGCGCAGGGGTCGGTGGTCGCGCAGGCCCCCACGCAGGTGACGCTCACGTTCTCCGAGAAGATCGCCACCAACGCGGACTCCGTGCGCGTCCTCGACCCCAAGGGCAACCGGGTCGACGCGGGCACCGCGAACAACACGGGCGGAACGACGTACGCCGTGCCGCTGCGCAGCGGGCTGCCCGACGGGACGTACACGGTGACGTACCAGATCGTCTCCGAGGACAGCCATCCCGTCTCCGGGGCGTACACGTTCTCCATCGGGGCGCCGTCCGAGACGAGTGTGTCGACGTACGTGCAGGAGGCGGGCGGCGGGGTCGTGGGCGCGCTCTACGACACCGGGCGCTACCTCTCGTACGCCGGGTTCATCGTCCTCGTCGGCGGGGCCGCGTTCGTGCTGGCCTGCTGGTCGCGGGGGAGTTCCGTGCGGGCCGTGCAGCGGCTCGTCGTCGGGGGGTGGCTGACGCTCACCGCGTCGACGCTGTTCCTGCTGCTCCTGCGCGGCTCGTACACCGGGTCCGGGAAGGTCGGGGACGTCTTCGACCTCTCCCTCCTCGGGGACGTCCTCCAGACCAAGGCGGGCGCGGCGCTCGTCTCCCGGCTGCTGCTGCTCGCCGCCGCCGCGCTGTTCATCGCCGTCCTGTTCGGGGCCTACGACAAGCGTGAGGGCCAGGAGAAGCGGGACCTGACCTTCGGGCTCGCGGTCGGGGGGACGGTCGTCGCGGCCGGGCTCGCGGCGAGCTGGGCGCTCGCCGAGCACGCGTCGACAGGGCTCCAGGCCGGAATCGCGATGCCGGTCGACATCGTCCACCTCCTCGCGGTCGCCCTGTGGCTCGGCGGGCTCGCGACGATGCTGGTCGCGCTGTACCGGGCGCCCGCGGAGCATCCCGTGGAGGCGTCCGCCGTCCGGCGGTTCTCGCAGATCGCGTTCGGGAGCGTCGTCGCGCTGGTCGCCACCGGAATCTACCAGTCCTGGCGGCAGTTGGGCTCGTGGTCCGCCTTCACGGAGACGGCGTACGGGCAACTGCTGCTGGTGAAGATCGGGCTGGTGGTGGTCCTGGTGGGGATCGCGTCGGTGTCCCGCCGGTGGACGGGGCGGCTGGCGGAGGCCGGAGTATCGACGGGAACTGAGGAAACGACCACTACCGAGGTCGAGGAAGTCAGAGAGCCGGTTGCCACGGCCGGTGCTTCCGGTGACTCCAAGCGGGCCGCTCAGCTCGCCCGGCAGCAGGCCGCCGTCGAGTCCGCCCGGCAGAAGAAGCTGCGGGACGGGGACGTCAACCGGTTCGGGCTCAGGCGGTCGGTGCTGGCCGAGGCCGGGGTCGCCGTCGTGCTGCTGGCTGTGACGACGATCCTGACGTCGACCGAGCCGGGGCGGACCGAGCTGGACGCGAAGGCGGCCACCTCGGTGTCGGCGAACGCGCCGTCGGACGGGACGGGCGGCGCGCTGACGCTGGACATGAGCTTCGACACCGGCGGGGCCAAGGGCAAGGGTGTCGTGAGCGTGGACATGGATCCGGCCGGGACCGGGGCCAACGAGCTGCATGTCTATGTGACCGACGCCAACGGGCAGCCCTTCGACGTCCCTGAGCTGAAGCTCGCCTTCACGCTCGAAGCCAAGAAGATCGGGCCGTTGCCCGTCACTCCCGACCACATCACCACCGGTCACTGGGCGGCGAACGGAGTGCAGATCCCGATGGCCGGCGAATGGAAGATCGCCGTGACCGTCCGGACCTCCGACATCGACCAGACGACCGTCTCCAAGAACGCGCAGATCGGCTGA